The following are from one region of the Cyanobium gracile PCC 6307 genome:
- the ftsH3 gene encoding ATP-dependent zinc metalloprotease FtsH3 has protein sequence MKKRWRNAGLYVLLVIVMIAVGTAFLERPDPARAPRTLRYSDFVEAVQANEISRVLISPDRGTAQVVENDGQRAVVNLAPDKDLLKLLTDHNVDIAVQPNREPAAWQQAIGSLIFPLLLLGGLFFLLRRAQGGGGNPAMNFGKSKARVQMEPQTQVTFGDVAGIEGAKLELTEVVDFLKNPDRFTAVGAKIPKGVLLVGPPGTGKTLLAKAVAGEAGVPFFSISGSEFVEMFVGVGASRVRDLFEQAKKNAPCIVFIDEIDAVGRQRGAGLGGGNDEREQTLNQLLTEMDGFEGNTGIIIVAATNRPDVLDSALMRPGRFDRQVVVDRPDYAGRLQILGVHARGKTLAKDVDLDKVARRTPGFTGADLANLLNEAAILAARRQLAEVSMDEVNDAIERVMAGPEKKDRVMSERRKRLVAYHESGHALVGALMPDYDPVQKISIIPRGQAGGLTFFTPSEERMESGLYSRSYLQNQMAVALGGRVAEEIVYGEDEVTTGASNDLQQVARVARQMVTRFGMSDRLGPVALGRAQGGMFLGRDIAAERDFSEDTAAAIDEEVSQLVADAYRRATEVLLANRAVLDELAELLVEKETVDAEELQELLISRDVTVAAYV, from the coding sequence GTGAAGAAACGCTGGCGCAACGCGGGGCTCTACGTGCTCCTGGTGATCGTGATGATCGCCGTGGGCACCGCCTTCCTGGAGCGTCCTGACCCGGCCCGGGCCCCCCGCACCCTGCGCTACAGCGACTTCGTCGAGGCCGTCCAGGCCAACGAGATCTCCCGGGTGCTGATCTCCCCCGACCGCGGCACCGCCCAGGTGGTGGAGAACGACGGCCAGCGCGCCGTGGTGAACCTGGCCCCCGACAAGGACCTGCTCAAGCTCCTCACCGACCACAACGTCGACATCGCCGTGCAGCCCAACCGGGAGCCGGCGGCCTGGCAGCAGGCGATCGGCAGCCTGATCTTCCCGCTGCTGCTGCTGGGCGGCCTGTTCTTCCTGCTGCGCCGCGCCCAGGGCGGCGGCGGCAACCCGGCCATGAACTTCGGCAAGAGCAAGGCCCGGGTCCAGATGGAACCCCAGACCCAGGTCACCTTCGGTGACGTGGCCGGCATCGAGGGCGCCAAGCTCGAGCTCACCGAGGTGGTCGACTTCCTCAAGAACCCCGACCGCTTCACCGCCGTCGGCGCCAAGATCCCCAAGGGCGTGCTGCTGGTGGGCCCTCCGGGCACCGGCAAGACGCTGCTGGCCAAGGCCGTGGCCGGAGAGGCGGGCGTGCCGTTCTTCTCGATCTCCGGCTCGGAGTTCGTCGAGATGTTTGTGGGCGTGGGTGCCAGCCGGGTGCGCGACCTGTTCGAGCAGGCCAAGAAGAACGCCCCCTGCATCGTCTTCATCGATGAGATCGACGCCGTGGGCCGCCAGCGCGGCGCCGGCCTCGGCGGAGGCAACGACGAACGGGAGCAGACCCTCAACCAGCTGCTCACCGAGATGGACGGCTTCGAGGGCAACACCGGCATCATCATCGTGGCGGCCACCAACCGCCCCGACGTGCTCGATTCGGCCCTGATGCGGCCGGGTCGCTTCGACCGCCAGGTGGTGGTCGATCGCCCCGACTACGCCGGCCGTCTGCAGATCCTGGGTGTCCATGCCCGCGGCAAGACCCTCGCCAAGGACGTCGACCTCGACAAGGTGGCCCGCCGCACCCCCGGCTTCACCGGCGCCGACCTGGCCAACCTGCTCAACGAAGCGGCCATCCTCGCCGCCCGCCGCCAGCTGGCCGAGGTGTCGATGGATGAGGTCAACGACGCCATCGAGCGCGTCATGGCCGGCCCCGAGAAGAAGGATCGGGTGATGAGCGAGCGCCGCAAGCGCCTGGTGGCCTACCACGAGTCCGGCCATGCCTTGGTGGGTGCCCTGATGCCCGACTACGACCCCGTCCAGAAGATCAGCATCATTCCCCGCGGCCAGGCCGGCGGCCTCACCTTCTTCACCCCCAGTGAGGAGCGCATGGAGTCGGGCCTCTACTCCCGCTCCTACCTGCAGAACCAGATGGCCGTGGCCCTCGGTGGCCGGGTCGCCGAGGAGATCGTCTACGGCGAGGACGAAGTCACCACCGGGGCCTCCAATGACCTCCAGCAGGTGGCCCGCGTCGCCCGCCAGATGGTGACCCGCTTCGGCATGAGCGACCGCCTCGGCCCTGTCGCCCTGGGCCGCGCCCAGGGGGGCATGTTCCTCGGGCGCGACATCGCCGCCGAGCGCGACTTCTCCGAGGACACCGCCGCCGCCATCGACGAGGAGGTCTCCCAGCTGGTGGCCGACGCCTACCGCCGGGCCACCGAGGTGCTGCTCGCCAACCGGGCCGTGCTCGATGAGCTGGCCGAGCTCCTGGTCGAGAAGGAGACGGTGGATGCCGAAGAGCTCCAGGAGCTGCTCATCTCCCGCGATGTGACGGTGGCCGCCTACGTCTAG
- the sat gene encoding sulfate adenylyltransferase — MTLANTAARSDLIAPHGGSLVDLMVPPDQQEGVRASVGKVLECSHRNACDVELLIVGGFSPLRGFMHQEDYDAVVAGHRTTSGLLFGLPIVFDTDDETIAVGERLLLTYQEQDLAVLTVESRWEPDKVVEAKGCYGTTSLEHPAVRMIATERGRYYLGGRLQGLALPQRVFPCSTPVEVRATLPAGQDVVAFQCRNPIHRAHYELFTRALEAPNVSKGGVVLVHPTCGPTQEDDIAGEVRFATYERLAAEVDNPRIRWAYLPYAMHMAGPREALQHMIIRKNYGCTHFIIGRDMAGCKSSLTGEDFYGPYEAQDFARDQATELGMETVPSLNLVYTEEEGYVTAEHAQARGLHIRKLSGTQFRQMLRGGEEIPEWFAFRSVVEVLRAAA; from the coding sequence ATGACGCTCGCCAACACCGCCGCCCGCTCCGACCTGATCGCCCCCCACGGCGGCAGCCTCGTCGATCTGATGGTGCCGCCCGACCAGCAGGAGGGTGTGCGCGCCTCGGTGGGCAAGGTGCTGGAGTGCAGTCACCGCAACGCCTGCGACGTGGAGCTGCTGATCGTGGGCGGCTTCTCGCCCCTGCGCGGCTTCATGCACCAGGAGGACTACGACGCGGTGGTGGCCGGCCACCGCACCACCAGCGGCCTGCTGTTCGGCCTGCCGATCGTCTTCGACACCGACGACGAAACCATCGCCGTCGGCGAGCGGCTGCTGCTCACCTACCAGGAGCAGGACCTCGCCGTGCTCACGGTGGAGAGCCGCTGGGAGCCCGACAAGGTGGTCGAGGCCAAGGGCTGTTACGGCACCACCTCCCTGGAACACCCGGCGGTGCGCATGATCGCCACCGAGCGGGGCCGCTACTACCTGGGCGGCCGCCTCCAGGGTCTGGCCCTGCCGCAGCGGGTGTTCCCGTGCAGCACCCCGGTGGAGGTGCGTGCCACCCTGCCGGCGGGCCAGGACGTTGTGGCCTTCCAGTGCCGCAACCCCATCCACCGGGCCCACTACGAGCTGTTCACCCGCGCCCTCGAGGCCCCCAACGTCAGCAAGGGCGGGGTGGTGCTGGTGCATCCCACCTGCGGACCCACCCAGGAGGACGACATCGCCGGCGAGGTGCGCTTCGCCACCTATGAGCGCCTGGCCGCCGAGGTGGACAACCCCCGCATCCGCTGGGCCTACCTGCCCTACGCCATGCACATGGCCGGCCCCCGGGAGGCCCTGCAGCACATGATCATCCGCAAGAACTACGGATGCACCCACTTCATCATTGGCCGCGACATGGCGGGCTGCAAATCGTCCCTCACCGGCGAGGATTTCTACGGCCCCTACGAGGCCCAGGACTTCGCCCGTGACCAGGCCACCGAGCTCGGCATGGAGACGGTGCCGTCCCTCAACCTCGTCTACACCGAGGAGGAGGGCTACGTCACCGCCGAGCACGCCCAGGCCCGGGGGCTGCACATCCGCAAGCTGAGCGGCACCCAGTTCCGCCAGATGCTGCGCGGCGGTGAGGAGATCCCGGAATGGTTCGCCTTCCGTAGCGTGGTGGAGGTGCTCAGGGCCGCGGCCTGA
- a CDS encoding photosystem II manganese-stabilizing polypeptide yields the protein MRFRPLLALVLALCLTLVSACSGGAKAVDRANLTYEDIHNTGLANDCPTLPDSARGTISLDPSATYQLKEICMHPSEVFVKGEPANKRQEAQFVAGKILTRYTSSLDQVYGDLKVSGDKLTFKELGGIDFQPITVLMPGGEEVPFMFSSKELKASAAGTSFSTSTDLKGEYRAPSYRTSNFLDPKGRGLTTGYSSAVGLVPAGDEFAGETVKRYVDGSGTMDLSITKVDPSTGEFAGVFTAIQPSDTDMGTKAVVDVKITGELYGRLEQV from the coding sequence ATGCGTTTCCGTCCCCTGCTGGCCCTCGTGCTGGCTCTGTGCCTGACCCTGGTGTCCGCATGCAGCGGCGGGGCCAAGGCCGTTGATCGGGCCAATCTCACCTACGAAGACATCCACAACACCGGTCTGGCGAATGACTGCCCGACCCTGCCCGACTCCGCCCGCGGCACGATCTCCCTGGATCCCTCGGCGACTTACCAGCTCAAGGAGATCTGCATGCACCCCTCCGAGGTCTTCGTGAAGGGGGAGCCCGCCAACAAGCGCCAGGAAGCCCAGTTCGTCGCCGGCAAGATCCTCACCCGTTACACCTCCAGCCTCGATCAGGTCTACGGCGACCTCAAGGTCAGCGGTGACAAGCTCACCTTCAAGGAGCTGGGTGGCATCGACTTCCAGCCGATCACCGTGCTGATGCCCGGCGGTGAGGAAGTGCCCTTCATGTTCTCCAGCAAGGAGCTCAAGGCCTCCGCCGCCGGCACCTCCTTCTCCACCAGCACCGACCTCAAGGGCGAGTACCGCGCCCCCAGCTACCGCACCAGCAACTTCCTGGATCCCAAGGGCCGGGGCCTGACCACCGGCTACAGCAGCGCCGTGGGTCTGGTTCCCGCCGGTGATGAGTTCGCCGGGGAAACCGTCAAGCGCTACGTGGATGGCTCCGGCACCATGGACCTCTCGATCACCAAGGTCGATCCCAGCACCGGTGAGTTCGCCGGGGTGTTCACCGCCATCCAGCCCTCTGATACCGACATGGGCACCAAGGCCGTCGTCGACGTCAAGATCACCGGCGAGCTCTACGGCCGTCTCGAGCAGGTCTGA
- the coaBC gene encoding bifunctional phosphopantothenoylcysteine decarboxylase/phosphopantothenate--cysteine ligase CoaBC has protein sequence MRSEEDAEERLELLTGVPDSPTHPASPTDLAGPADPLAGRRVLVLISGSIAAVKLPQLVSALVQRGALVRCVLSPGAERLVSAVALASLSRAACHIEADQWSHKESRPLHIALAEWAEVVLLAPLSATSLARWVHGMADTLLASTLIACEAPVLAAPAMNSAMWAAPAVCRNWRELQGWERVLPLEPGSGLLACDRVGDGRMADPALLLLALESVLVAGCRRDWQGRRLLVSAGPTREALDPARCLTNPSTGRMGVLLAQAARLRGATVDLVHGPLAVDPAWLEGLHCHPVVTAAEMEAALLRLQDGADAIAMAAAVADHRRRRPEGRKLAKEALEASLTAGWEPVPDLLAALVRRRPPAQAILGFAAQSGEVLQEARAKFARKGCDLLFANPIDRAGAGFGSAGNEGWLLGPRGRESQVGPTGKLALAHRLLSALAEAAALRSPDRAPADP, from the coding sequence ATGAGGAGTGAGGAGGACGCCGAGGAGCGGCTTGAGCTACTGACGGGCGTCCCCGACAGCCCCACCCACCCAGCCAGCCCCACCGACCTGGCCGGCCCTGCCGACCCCCTCGCCGGGCGTCGCGTGCTGGTGCTGATCAGCGGCAGCATCGCCGCGGTCAAGCTCCCCCAGCTCGTCAGCGCCCTGGTGCAGCGCGGGGCCCTGGTGCGCTGTGTGCTCAGCCCCGGCGCCGAGCGGCTGGTGAGCGCGGTGGCCCTGGCCAGCCTCAGCCGCGCCGCCTGCCACATCGAGGCCGACCAGTGGAGCCATAAGGAATCCAGGCCCCTGCACATCGCCCTGGCCGAGTGGGCCGAGGTGGTGCTGCTGGCCCCCCTCAGCGCCACCAGCCTGGCCCGCTGGGTGCACGGGATGGCCGACACCCTGCTGGCCAGCACCCTGATCGCCTGTGAGGCCCCCGTGCTGGCTGCCCCGGCCATGAACAGCGCCATGTGGGCCGCCCCGGCGGTGTGCCGCAACTGGCGGGAGCTGCAGGGCTGGGAGCGGGTGCTGCCCCTGGAGCCGGGCAGCGGCCTGCTGGCCTGCGACCGGGTGGGCGATGGGCGCATGGCCGACCCGGCGCTGCTGCTGCTGGCGCTGGAGTCGGTGCTGGTGGCCGGCTGCCGCCGCGACTGGCAGGGCCGCCGCCTGCTGGTCAGTGCCGGGCCAACCCGGGAGGCCCTCGATCCGGCCCGCTGCCTCACCAACCCCAGCACCGGACGCATGGGGGTGCTGCTGGCCCAGGCCGCCCGCCTGCGCGGTGCCACGGTCGATCTGGTCCATGGCCCGCTGGCGGTCGACCCGGCCTGGCTGGAGGGCCTCCACTGCCACCCCGTCGTCACCGCGGCGGAGATGGAGGCGGCGCTGCTGCGGCTTCAGGACGGCGCCGATGCCATCGCCATGGCCGCCGCCGTCGCCGATCACCGCCGCCGCCGCCCCGAGGGCCGCAAGCTCGCCAAGGAGGCGCTGGAGGCCTCCCTCACCGCTGGCTGGGAGCCCGTGCCCGACCTGCTGGCGGCCCTGGTGCGGCGTCGCCCTCCGGCCCAGGCGATCCTGGGGTTCGCCGCCCAGAGCGGCGAGGTGCTCCAGGAAGCCCGGGCCAAGTTCGCCCGCAAGGGCTGCGATCTGCTGTTCGCTAACCCCATCGACCGGGCCGGAGCGGGGTTTGGATCGGCCGGCAACGAAGGCTGGCTGCTGGGTCCCCGGGGGCGGGAGAGCCAGGTGGGCCCCACCGGCAAGCTGGCCCTGGCCCACCGGCTGCTCTCGGCGCTCGCGGAAGCGGCGGCGCTCAGGTCTCCGGATCGGGCGCCAGCAGATCCATGA
- the isiD gene encoding protein IsiD, with amino-acid sequence MVDSSLSITPERLAAFDEESIAELARRLEDDDYPTPFAGLADWHLLRALAIHRPDLIRPYVHLVDQEPFDEE; translated from the coding sequence TTGGTTGATTCCAGCCTGTCCATCACCCCCGAGCGGCTCGCGGCCTTCGATGAGGAGTCCATCGCCGAGCTCGCCCGACGCCTCGAGGACGATGACTACCCCACGCCGTTCGCGGGCCTCGCCGACTGGCACCTGCTGCGGGCCCTGGCCATCCACCGCCCCGACCTGATCCGGCCCTACGTCCATCTGGTGGATCAGGAACCCTTCGATGAGGAGTGA
- a CDS encoding PCP reductase family protein: MDWSSDAEASLREIPFVVRPIIRRRIESLAREAGLEGVDLAFYQQAKERFGRK, encoded by the coding sequence ATGGACTGGAGCAGCGACGCGGAAGCCAGCCTCAGGGAGATCCCGTTCGTGGTGCGGCCGATCATCCGCCGGCGGATCGAGTCCCTGGCCCGCGAGGCCGGCCTGGAGGGTGTGGATCTCGCCTTCTACCAGCAGGCCAAGGAGCGTTTCGGGCGGAAGTGA